One Lacipirellulaceae bacterium DNA window includes the following coding sequences:
- the yidD gene encoding membrane protein insertion efficiency factor YidD produces the protein MPRVLAVGMIRVYQYTISPWLGPSCRFQPTCSEYAILSIRKHGVLKGTYRGMRRILRCHPWGGSGYDPP, from the coding sequence CTGCCGCGCGTTCTTGCTGTCGGCATGATTCGCGTTTACCAATACACCATCAGCCCTTGGCTTGGACCAAGCTGCCGATTTCAGCCGACGTGCAGCGAGTATGCGATTCTCTCGATCCGCAAGCACGGGGTCCTCAAGGGAACCTACCGCGGCATGCGACGTATCCTACGATGCCACCCGTGGGGCGGAAGTGGATACGATCCACCGTGA
- the ppk1 gene encoding polyphosphate kinase 1: MVTTSQKTFQPEHFINRELSWLEFNKRVLEEAQDTTNPLLDRLKFLAIFSSNLDEFFMVRVAGLREQAFGGVAAQDVAADGYSPIEQLQKISERTQQLIDDQCDCWNEVVLPGLAQEGIRILQIEELNKPQKKAVADFFQKRAFPILTPMAIDPSHPSPRFHNRGVYLAATLERVSGLGPANMAAVVQLPQVLPRFVPVGDPGETTFVLLEDVLASKLPELFGGYKISQHTTFRVTRDMDVDLLDEEGDDMLRAIESRLRARQHSEAVRLEIAKGATSELRSMITEQEVLHQGVEVDGRPYQEVYVVEGPLDMTCLWELVSVPGKEELREPPFEARIPSGLEPTKDLFAEIAERDILLHHPFDSFDPVVQFVQVAAEDPHVLAIKQTLYRTSGDSPIVRALIQAAENGKHVTALVELKARFDEANNISWSRIMERAGVHVVYGFMDLKTHCKASMVVRQENKKVRRYVHLSTGNYNPSTAALYTDTALFTSNKQIADDATALFNFLTGYSQGHQWQKLVVAPQKLHQRTLELIDEQTARAKENKSARIFAKLNSLVDRNTIEALYRASEAGVPIDLVIRGICCLRPGLRGISENIRVRSIVDRFLEHSRVFVFGEGAKAEVYMASADWMPRNFERRVEVMFPIEAPELRKRVVEEIIPSYLRDNTRARILQSDGSYVRATSEGKQPEYRAQRDLLLDASKGNASEAPLANGKATEKKKRRSKPSKKKSTSKAR; encoded by the coding sequence ATGGTCACCACTTCGCAAAAGACGTTTCAGCCTGAGCACTTCATCAACCGTGAGTTGAGTTGGCTGGAGTTCAATAAGCGTGTCCTGGAGGAGGCACAGGATACGACGAATCCACTACTCGACCGCCTAAAATTCCTGGCGATCTTTAGCTCGAACCTTGATGAGTTCTTCATGGTGAGGGTGGCGGGGCTTCGAGAACAGGCTTTCGGGGGTGTGGCGGCTCAGGATGTGGCTGCTGATGGGTACTCTCCCATTGAACAGTTACAAAAGATTTCAGAGCGCACCCAGCAACTCATCGACGATCAGTGCGACTGTTGGAACGAAGTGGTCCTGCCCGGCTTAGCGCAGGAGGGCATCCGAATTCTTCAGATAGAAGAGCTGAACAAGCCTCAAAAAAAGGCCGTTGCTGATTTCTTCCAGAAACGCGCGTTTCCGATCCTCACTCCGATGGCGATCGATCCCAGCCACCCCAGCCCCCGTTTCCATAATCGGGGAGTTTACCTGGCGGCGACGTTAGAACGCGTGAGCGGACTAGGGCCGGCAAACATGGCCGCTGTGGTTCAACTTCCCCAAGTGCTGCCTCGTTTTGTTCCTGTCGGCGATCCAGGCGAGACGACCTTTGTGCTGCTTGAAGATGTCTTGGCTTCAAAACTGCCGGAGCTCTTTGGCGGCTATAAGATTTCGCAGCATACAACCTTCCGCGTGACGCGGGACATGGACGTCGACCTTCTTGATGAAGAGGGGGACGACATGCTCCGCGCCATTGAATCGCGTTTGCGAGCACGGCAACACAGCGAAGCCGTGCGGTTGGAGATCGCCAAAGGAGCAACCAGCGAACTCCGCTCTATGATCACCGAGCAAGAAGTTCTGCATCAAGGCGTTGAGGTCGATGGGCGTCCCTACCAGGAAGTGTATGTCGTCGAGGGTCCGCTCGACATGACTTGCCTTTGGGAGTTGGTAAGCGTTCCCGGCAAAGAAGAACTGAGAGAGCCCCCCTTCGAGGCACGTATTCCCTCGGGACTTGAGCCGACGAAAGACCTTTTCGCCGAAATCGCCGAACGCGACATTCTGCTGCACCACCCGTTTGATTCGTTCGACCCCGTCGTGCAATTCGTGCAAGTTGCTGCCGAGGATCCGCACGTGTTGGCCATCAAGCAAACGCTCTATCGCACCAGCGGCGATAGTCCGATTGTGCGGGCGTTGATTCAGGCGGCAGAAAACGGCAAGCATGTGACGGCCCTGGTCGAGCTGAAAGCGCGGTTTGATGAAGCCAACAACATCAGTTGGTCGCGTATCATGGAGCGTGCCGGAGTGCACGTCGTTTACGGCTTCATGGACTTGAAGACCCATTGCAAGGCGTCCATGGTGGTACGGCAGGAGAACAAGAAAGTCCGTCGCTACGTTCATCTCAGTACCGGCAACTACAATCCTTCGACCGCTGCGCTTTATACAGATACGGCTCTCTTCACCTCCAACAAACAGATCGCCGACGATGCCACGGCTTTGTTTAATTTCCTGACCGGTTATTCCCAGGGACACCAGTGGCAGAAGCTGGTCGTCGCTCCCCAGAAGCTCCATCAACGCACGCTGGAGTTGATCGACGAACAAACGGCCCGTGCCAAAGAGAACAAATCAGCACGCATCTTTGCGAAGCTCAATTCTCTCGTCGATCGCAACACGATCGAAGCCCTCTACCGAGCGAGCGAAGCGGGAGTGCCAATCGACTTAGTCATCCGTGGCATCTGTTGCCTGAGACCCGGCCTCCGCGGAATATCCGAAAATATTCGCGTCCGCAGCATCGTTGACCGATTCCTCGAACATAGTCGGGTATTCGTTTTTGGCGAGGGTGCGAAAGCAGAAGTCTACATGGCAAGCGCCGACTGGATGCCGCGCAATTTTGAGCGTCGGGTCGAAGTGATGTTCCCGATCGAAGCGCCCGAATTGAGGAAGCGGGTGGTCGAGGAAATCATTCCCTCCTATCTTCGCGACAACACACGAGCGCGCATCCTTCAGTCCGACGGATCTTATGTGCGTGCCACCTCCGAGGGTAAGCAACCTGAGTACCGTGCTCAACGCGACTTGCTGCTTGACGCCTCAAAGGGCAACGCAAGCGAAGCGCCGCTTGCCAATGGGAAGGCTACGGAGAAGAAGAAACGTCGCTCGAAACCTTCCAAGAAAAAATCAACAAGTAAGGCCCGCTAA
- the rnpA gene encoding ribonuclease P protein component: MHLRKSAEFDHVFTQKCSAAEGNLIVYAARNELGHPRLGLVVSKKVGNAVARNRWKRALREAFRLMQHELPQSLDLIVLPRGNAAAPSGEDATAKLRAALVRLATKLAGKLES, from the coding sequence ATGCACCTCCGAAAGAGCGCTGAGTTCGACCATGTGTTCACTCAGAAGTGCTCAGCGGCTGAGGGAAATTTGATTGTCTATGCGGCGAGGAATGAACTCGGACACCCGCGTTTGGGTTTGGTGGTTTCGAAAAAAGTAGGGAACGCCGTGGCGCGGAATCGCTGGAAGCGCGCGTTACGCGAGGCATTTCGCTTAATGCAACATGAGTTGCCCCAATCCCTAGATCTAATCGTCCTGCCCCGTGGAAACGCAGCGGCACCCAGCGGCGAAGACGCGACGGCTAAGCTGCGAGCAGCCCTGGTACGTCTAGCGACGAAACTTGCCGGGAAGTTGGAATCTTGA
- a CDS encoding glucose-1-phosphate adenylyltransferase, translating to MRNVVAVVLGGGQGSRLRPLTEFRSKPAVPLAGKYRLIDIPLSNCINSDLNRIYVLTQFLSVSLHRHISSTYSFDHFSGGYVRALAAQQTMTEGTDWFQGTADAVRKNMRYLTQPGIDEVLILSGDQLYRMDFRKMVQTHRDSGADVTIAAKPVYDHEAQGLGVMKVDGTGEVTGFVEKPKTTEEIDQVRMDAGWIEKQGIESHGRDCLASMGIYLFKRDTLIEALEETNHKDFGKEVFPSSIGKRRVQLHPFDGYWEDIGTIRSFYDTNLQLCQKNPPFDLNSATAPVYTRARYLPPTRIDGASIDNSLVADGCVIEPGAKIENSVIGLRCRIGRDVVIKNSVLMGADYYESPVRLAAGKADNLPPIGIGDGAVIDGAIIDKNCRIGPGAQLVNRHNVDEGEAGEFCSIRDGILVACKDAHFLEGWQS from the coding sequence ATGCGTAACGTGGTCGCTGTGGTTTTAGGGGGTGGGCAGGGATCACGACTCCGACCGCTCACTGAGTTTCGCTCGAAACCAGCCGTTCCGCTCGCAGGGAAGTATCGCCTGATCGACATCCCGCTCTCGAACTGCATCAACAGCGACCTGAATCGCATCTATGTGCTCACGCAGTTCCTCTCCGTCAGCTTGCATCGTCATATCAGCAGCACGTACTCGTTCGATCACTTCAGCGGTGGCTACGTACGCGCTTTGGCGGCTCAGCAGACCATGACCGAAGGGACCGATTGGTTCCAGGGCACGGCCGACGCTGTCCGAAAGAACATGCGTTACCTCACGCAGCCAGGGATCGACGAAGTCTTGATTCTCTCCGGCGACCAACTCTACCGGATGGATTTCAGGAAGATGGTGCAAACACATCGAGATTCAGGCGCTGATGTCACGATTGCCGCCAAGCCGGTCTACGATCACGAGGCCCAAGGTTTGGGCGTGATGAAAGTCGATGGCACGGGCGAAGTCACTGGATTCGTGGAAAAACCCAAGACCACCGAAGAGATCGATCAGGTGCGGATGGACGCGGGTTGGATCGAAAAGCAAGGCATCGAAAGCCACGGCCGCGATTGCCTCGCCAGTATGGGAATTTATCTCTTTAAGCGAGATACGCTCATCGAAGCGCTCGAAGAGACTAATCACAAGGACTTTGGCAAGGAAGTGTTCCCTTCTTCGATTGGTAAACGGAGAGTTCAGCTGCACCCCTTCGATGGTTACTGGGAAGACATCGGAACGATTCGCTCTTTCTACGACACCAACTTGCAGCTCTGCCAGAAGAATCCGCCTTTCGATTTGAATAGCGCGACGGCCCCCGTTTACACTCGGGCGCGATATCTGCCCCCTACCCGCATCGACGGAGCCTCCATCGACAATAGCTTGGTGGCGGACGGTTGCGTGATTGAACCGGGGGCGAAGATTGAGAACAGTGTCATCGGGCTGCGATGCCGGATTGGCCGCGATGTGGTGATCAAGAATTCGGTGCTCATGGGGGCCGACTATTACGAATCTCCCGTGCGTTTGGCGGCAGGTAAGGCTGACAATCTGCCGCCGATCGGCATCGGCGACGGCGCTGTGATCGATGGGGCGATTATCGATAAGAACTGTCGCATCGGTCCGGGGGCACAGCTCGTCAATCGGCATAATGTCGACGAGGGCGAGGCGGGCGAGTTCTGTTCAATCCGCGACGGCATTCTCGTAGCCTGTAAAGATGCCCATTTTCTTGAGGGGTGGCAGAGTTAG
- a CDS encoding lipase family protein: MELKSPAREVELSDVPAEAVAELPHLWKSQPLEEPIESLTLLEKSLLFAELSDIAYYQNDVVVKLAELIGMPRVRYFESDGAQAYLFSNEYDAVIVFRGTEADDWNDIKADLNALSAVAETVGRVHRGFKQEVDDLWPQLEEELVNNAKTLWMTGHSLGGAMATISAGRCKLSHIESDPAGLFTYGSPRVGNKRYVNYYNLDHYRWVNNSDIVTRTPPAWMGYRHTGRMLYFNARGKLKRISGWALTADRLRGTFRGLLKFKFDPLTDHLQTAYIDQIHALVEEEKQGVDVFAKAEPLLKRAVRRVSGN, translated from the coding sequence ATGGAACTGAAGTCGCCCGCACGCGAAGTGGAGTTGAGCGATGTCCCGGCGGAAGCCGTCGCAGAGCTTCCGCATCTGTGGAAGTCGCAACCTCTTGAGGAACCAATCGAGAGTTTGACACTGCTTGAGAAGTCACTCTTGTTCGCAGAACTTTCAGACATCGCCTACTACCAAAACGATGTCGTCGTGAAGCTCGCCGAACTAATCGGCATGCCGCGGGTTCGTTACTTTGAGTCAGACGGCGCGCAGGCTTATCTGTTTTCCAACGAATACGATGCGGTGATCGTCTTTCGCGGCACGGAAGCCGACGATTGGAACGACATCAAGGCCGACCTGAATGCCCTAAGTGCAGTCGCCGAAACAGTAGGTCGCGTGCATCGGGGCTTTAAGCAGGAGGTCGACGATCTTTGGCCACAGCTCGAAGAAGAATTGGTCAACAACGCGAAAACCCTCTGGATGACGGGCCACTCCTTGGGTGGGGCGATGGCAACGATAAGCGCCGGGCGGTGCAAGCTCTCCCACATTGAGTCCGATCCAGCAGGGCTGTTCACCTATGGCTCCCCTCGCGTCGGTAACAAGCGGTATGTGAACTATTACAACCTCGATCATTATCGCTGGGTCAACAACAGCGACATCGTCACTCGCACGCCCCCAGCATGGATGGGCTATCGCCATACCGGACGGATGCTTTACTTCAACGCCCGTGGCAAGCTGAAACGAATCTCCGGCTGGGCACTCACGGCTGATCGCCTCCGGGGAACTTTCAGGGGGCTGCTGAAGTTCAAGTTCGACCCGCTCACCGATCATTTACAGACGGCCTACATCGATCAGATTCACGCTTTGGTGGAAGAAGAAAAGCAGGGGGTCGATGTCTTCGCCAAGGCGGAGCCGTTGCTGAAGAGGGCCGTTCGACGCGTGAGCGGAAACTAA
- a CDS encoding J domain-containing protein, giving the protein MAEDYYKTLGVSRTASDSEIQKAYRDLARKYHPDKNPDDATAKKRFQEVQTAFETLKDEKKREMYDRYGSAYEQMGGGPGGGGNPFRGGGPNGGPEVNVNFEDLFGGGGGGNPFGGGGGGFADLFKQFGGGRGGAGQQRRTNVRGSDIEHELTVPFATAVTGGEAQISVRRADGNRETIQVKIPAGIEHGKKIRLRGQGDPGSAGGTAGDILIKINVAAHPVFRRNGKRLDLRVPITLAEAVGGAKIDVPTPHGTITLTVPPGTSSGQKLRAKGQGVKPASGEPGDLFAELHVIVPKGLSDEDRDFLLDLLGKYDESLRDDLKW; this is encoded by the coding sequence ATGGCAGAAGACTATTACAAGACGCTTGGTGTGAGTCGCACGGCCTCGGATTCGGAGATCCAGAAGGCCTACCGTGACCTTGCGCGCAAGTATCATCCTGACAAGAACCCCGATGACGCGACAGCCAAAAAGCGATTTCAGGAGGTGCAAACCGCGTTTGAGACTTTGAAGGATGAGAAGAAGCGTGAGATGTATGACCGCTACGGGAGTGCCTACGAACAGATGGGCGGAGGTCCTGGTGGTGGAGGCAACCCGTTTCGAGGCGGTGGGCCCAACGGCGGACCCGAGGTGAATGTCAACTTCGAGGACCTCTTCGGCGGAGGGGGCGGAGGTAATCCGTTCGGCGGTGGAGGCGGCGGTTTCGCTGACCTGTTCAAACAGTTCGGAGGCGGTCGCGGAGGTGCGGGACAGCAACGACGCACAAATGTCCGCGGTTCGGATATCGAACACGAGTTGACCGTCCCGTTTGCGACGGCTGTCACTGGCGGGGAAGCTCAGATTTCCGTCCGCCGGGCCGACGGCAACCGTGAAACGATCCAAGTCAAAATCCCGGCGGGGATCGAGCACGGAAAGAAAATTCGCCTCCGTGGTCAGGGAGATCCGGGCAGCGCCGGCGGCACCGCGGGTGACATTCTCATCAAGATCAACGTCGCCGCCCATCCGGTTTTCCGCCGCAACGGCAAGCGGCTCGATCTGCGTGTGCCTATCACGCTGGCGGAAGCCGTCGGTGGAGCCAAGATTGACGTCCCCACACCGCACGGAACGATCACCCTCACGGTCCCACCGGGAACTTCCAGCGGTCAGAAGCTGCGTGCCAAAGGCCAAGGGGTGAAACCGGCCAGCGGCGAACCGGGAGATTTATTCGCGGAGTTGCATGTGATCGTCCCGAAAGGCTTGAGCGACGAAGACCGCGACTTTTTGTTGGACCTGCTGGGGAAGTACGATGAGTCTCTTCGTGATGACTTAAAGTGGTAA
- a CDS encoding Dabb family protein, giving the protein MSEPLTHSVYFTLKDRSPESRDQFLAACNEFLTGHPGCTHCTIGTLAEKYDRPVNDRDFDVAVVAVFESEAAHDTYQVSDRHKQFLAEQAANWSQVRVFDVLG; this is encoded by the coding sequence ATGTCCGAACCACTCACACACTCTGTCTACTTCACTCTAAAGGACCGCTCTCCTGAAAGTCGGGATCAGTTTCTGGCGGCTTGCAATGAGTTTCTCACCGGCCACCCAGGCTGCACGCATTGCACGATCGGGACACTGGCAGAAAAGTACGATCGCCCGGTCAACGATCGCGACTTCGATGTCGCCGTGGTTGCCGTCTTCGAGAGTGAAGCCGCTCACGACACCTATCAGGTCTCTGACCGCCACAAGCAGTTCTTAGCCGAGCAGGCGGCAAATTGGAGCCAGGTGCGCGTCTTCGACGTCCTTGGCTAG
- a CDS encoding toxin-antitoxin system YwqK family antitoxin has protein sequence MKNAISLVILAVSLCTVFIALPSFAQEERILLDEGRPEPPPKEVRRYQDQATKYSDGTVHSESDYVRMSNDEIINDGDYTEYYRNGNKFAQGTFKMGIHHGEWTYWHENGEQCKKVTFNKGKPDGTWKVYNEKGKLTAKKTYKNGVRDGQWITYFPDGKQIKIQFNLKEGKLSGERVAYYKNGQERQRGSYIDNQPEGTLTEWDESGRKLVEVNFKNGKRHGKMTYWDEEGNPTVRNYDEGKLLQ, from the coding sequence ATGAAAAACGCTATTTCGCTTGTAATCCTCGCCGTTTCTCTCTGCACGGTCTTTATTGCGCTTCCTTCTTTCGCCCAGGAAGAGCGAATTCTCCTGGATGAGGGGCGGCCGGAGCCTCCTCCCAAGGAAGTCCGTCGCTATCAGGACCAAGCCACCAAATACTCCGATGGTACCGTCCATTCCGAAAGCGACTATGTGCGGATGTCCAACGACGAGATCATCAACGATGGCGACTACACGGAGTACTATCGCAACGGCAACAAGTTCGCGCAGGGCACCTTCAAAATGGGAATCCACCACGGTGAGTGGACCTACTGGCACGAGAACGGTGAGCAGTGCAAAAAAGTGACCTTCAACAAGGGAAAGCCCGATGGAACCTGGAAGGTCTATAACGAAAAGGGGAAGCTCACGGCGAAAAAAACCTACAAGAACGGTGTTCGAGACGGCCAGTGGATCACGTATTTTCCTGACGGCAAGCAGATCAAGATCCAGTTCAATCTGAAAGAGGGAAAGCTGTCGGGCGAACGTGTCGCCTACTACAAGAACGGACAAGAGCGACAACGCGGCAGTTACATTGACAACCAGCCGGAAGGGACCCTTACGGAATGGGACGAATCAGGACGAAAGCTCGTTGAAGTGAATTTCAAGAATGGCAAACGTCACGGCAAGATGACTTACTGGGATGAAGAGGGAAACCCGACCGTCCGCAACTACGATGAAGGGAAGCTCCTTCAGTAA
- a CDS encoding flagellar basal body P-ring protein FlgI, whose translation MGHLSLQQLGLRTKVAVTWCAVVAFAGCMGPILRQQSPDAEITEASIQESQLVGSVAHPHGMGYMKVEAIGLVTGLNNTGGDPPLSGQRAGLLAEMNRMEVEDPNAVLASPQTAMVMIRGLLHPGIQEGDKFDLEVATMARSETTSLRGGWLMETQLTETAVLGGQVRKGHLMGLGEGAILVDPSSNDEGSEGHTTRGRILGGGVAKKSRGLGLIIDHQHQSIRLSQSLGKAINQRFHSYDGGRREGVAAPKTDEFVEIQLHPRYKDNVSRYMRVVRSIPIRETPSQRQRRIGQLGDQLLDPVTTTTAALRLEALGDDAAIEKLKSGLASDDAEVRFRSAEALAYLDVTEAVETLVDVARDEVAFRAEAFLALSAMDDPVAYEHLTTLLGVKSSETRYGAFRSLWHMAPSDPMIRDESISEKFAYHVLDVSGPTMVHVTRSHRPEVVLFGRNHALQTPLVLDAGPRILVKGLSGNEVVVSRFGVNEPTQQRTVTADVDSVIRAVVDLGGDYPDVVQLLQEAKETGVLTGRFKVNALPEGGREHSRESEIQETTASNSESTQKPTNS comes from the coding sequence ATGGGGCATTTATCTCTTCAACAACTTGGCCTTCGAACGAAGGTAGCCGTTACGTGGTGCGCGGTCGTAGCCTTCGCCGGTTGCATGGGGCCGATCCTGCGGCAGCAGTCGCCCGACGCTGAGATTACCGAAGCTTCGATTCAAGAGAGCCAACTGGTTGGCAGCGTGGCACATCCGCATGGGATGGGCTATATGAAGGTCGAGGCGATTGGATTAGTGACGGGGCTGAACAACACCGGCGGCGATCCGCCGCTCTCCGGCCAGCGTGCGGGGCTGCTTGCCGAGATGAATCGGATGGAGGTTGAAGACCCCAACGCAGTGCTGGCCTCCCCTCAGACCGCGATGGTCATGATCCGCGGACTGCTGCACCCGGGAATTCAAGAGGGTGACAAGTTCGATCTCGAAGTCGCAACGATGGCACGTAGCGAAACCACAAGCCTTCGCGGCGGTTGGTTGATGGAAACACAACTCACCGAAACAGCTGTGCTAGGTGGTCAGGTGCGAAAAGGTCACCTGATGGGACTCGGCGAGGGCGCGATTCTTGTAGATCCTTCTTCGAATGACGAGGGATCTGAGGGACACACCACACGAGGACGAATTCTTGGTGGAGGCGTCGCGAAGAAATCTCGCGGCCTTGGTCTGATTATCGATCACCAACACCAGTCGATTCGTTTGAGCCAATCGTTAGGCAAAGCGATCAACCAGCGATTCCATTCCTACGACGGCGGACGTCGCGAAGGGGTGGCCGCGCCGAAGACCGATGAGTTCGTCGAGATCCAGCTTCATCCACGCTACAAGGATAACGTGAGCCGCTACATGCGGGTCGTCCGTAGCATCCCGATTCGCGAAACCCCGAGTCAACGCCAACGACGGATTGGTCAGCTTGGCGATCAGTTGCTCGACCCGGTTACGACGACAACCGCCGCGCTGCGTCTGGAAGCCTTGGGTGATGATGCGGCGATTGAGAAGCTCAAGAGCGGGCTCGCGTCCGACGATGCGGAAGTTCGTTTTCGATCAGCAGAAGCTCTTGCTTATTTGGACGTGACCGAAGCGGTTGAAACCCTCGTGGATGTAGCACGCGACGAAGTTGCTTTCCGAGCGGAGGCTTTTCTTGCGCTCAGCGCCATGGACGATCCGGTCGCTTACGAGCATCTGACAACCTTGCTTGGCGTCAAGAGCTCGGAAACTCGCTACGGTGCGTTCCGTTCGCTCTGGCACATGGCTCCGAGCGATCCGATGATTCGTGACGAGTCGATCAGCGAAAAATTTGCCTATCACGTCCTCGACGTATCAGGACCAACAATGGTTCACGTGACACGAAGTCACCGCCCCGAGGTGGTCCTGTTCGGGAGAAACCACGCATTGCAAACGCCGCTGGTTCTTGACGCAGGTCCGCGGATCTTGGTGAAGGGACTGAGCGGAAACGAGGTCGTTGTGAGCCGTTTCGGCGTGAACGAGCCGACCCAACAACGAACGGTAACCGCCGACGTCGACTCCGTCATTCGCGCAGTCGTCGATTTGGGTGGCGATTACCCCGACGTGGTTCAACTGCTGCAAGAAGCCAAAGAAACGGGAGTATTGACGGGTCGCTTTAAGGTCAACGCGCTGCCTGAGGGTGGGCGAGAGCATTCGCGGGAGAGTGAGATTCAGGAGACTACGGCCAGCAATTCAGAGAGCACGCAAAAACCAACAAACTCGTGA